CGGGATCGTGGGGCGCATCTTCGGCTCGGTCGCGGGCCGGCTCGCGCGCCGTGCGCAACGACCCGTCGTGGTCATTCCATAACGCCCCTTCAACGCCTCTTGGCCTCGGGTTCCCAGGTGGGACAAGGGCGGCGGGGCATCGACTTCCTTCGCATGTAGATAAATCTACTCGCGCGTAGAGGTGGGTTGTGCCCTTGTGAAGGGTACGTACAGGTGGCACGACCCCCTGCCGACCGGGGAGTGACGGCCACGGGCTGAGGCAGGCGCGGGTCGGGGGAATGGGCGCCCCCGCCCCTTGAAGAACGACCCCTCGCACGCTTGGTGGCACGCGCGAGGGGTCGTTCATTTTCCGGCGGCTTCCGGGACTACTCGACGGTGACGGACTTCGCCAGGTTGCGCGGCTTGTCGATGTCCCGGCCCAGGGCCAACGCCGTGTGGTAGGCGAGGAGTTGGAGCGGGATGCCCATCAGGATCGGGTCCAGCTCGTTCTCGTTCTTCGGGACGAGGATCGTCTGGTCGGCCTTCTCCTGCTCTTGGTGCGCGACCGCGAGGATCTTGCCGCTGCGGGCCTTGATCTCCTCCAGGGCGGCGCGGTTCTTCTCCAGGAGGTCGTCGTCCGGGACGATCGCGACCGTGGGGAGCGCGGGCTCGATGAGCGCGAGCGGGCCGTGCTTCAGCTCGGACGCCGGGTAGGCCTCGGCGTGGATGTACGAGACCTCCTTGAGCTTCAGGGAGGCCTCGCGGGCCACGGGATAGCCGCGTACGCGTCCGATGAAGAGCATCGAGCGGGCGTCCGCGTACCCCTTCGCGATCTTCTTGATCTCGTCCTCCTGCTTGAGGATCTCCGAGATCTGGCCGGGCAGCTTGCGCAGGCCCTCGATGATCCGCTTGCCGTCGGAGACCGACAGGTCACGGATGCGGCCCAGGTGCAGGGCGAGCAGGCCGAAGGCGACCGTGGTGTTCGTGAAGCACTTGGTGGAGACCACGCAGACCTCCGGGCCCGCGTGGACGTACACGCCCGCGTCGGCCTCACGGGCGATCGCGGAACCGACGACGTTCACGACGCCCAGGACGCGGGCGCCCTTGCGCTTCAGCTCCTGGACGGCGGCGAGCACGTCGTACGTCTCGCCGGACTGGGAGACGGCGATGTAGAGGGTGTCGGGGTCCACCACCGGATTGCGGTAGCGGAACTCGCTCGCGGGCTCGGCGTCCGCGGGGATGCGGGCCAGCTCCTCGATCATCTGGGCGCCGATCATGCCCGCGTGGTACGAGGTGCCGCAGCCGAGGATCTTGACGCGGCGCACCTTGCGGGCGTCGTGCGCGTCGAGGTTCAGGCCGCCGAGGTGCACGGTGGAGAAGCGGTCGTCGATGCGGCCGCGCAGGACGCGGTCCACGGCCTCGGGCTGCTCGAAGATCTCCTTGTGCATGTACGTGTCGTGACCGCCCATGTCGTACGACTCCGCCTCCCACTCCACGGTGGTCGGCGAGGCGGTCGTACGGGAGCCCTCGGTCGTGTACGTGCGGTAGTCGTCGGCCTTGATCGTGGCCATCTCGCCGTCGTCGAGGGTGACGACCTGGCGGGTGTGCGAGACGAGCGCGGCGACGTCCGAGGCGACGAACATCTCCTTCTCGCCGATGCCGAGGACCACGGGGGAGCCGTTGCGGGCGACGACGATGCGGTCGTTGAAGTCGGCGTGCAGGACGGCGATGCCGTACGTGCCCTCGACGTGGCGCAGGGCCTCGCGGACCTTGT
This Streptomyces sp. NBC_01283 DNA region includes the following protein-coding sequences:
- the glmS gene encoding glutamine--fructose-6-phosphate transaminase (isomerizing); translation: MCGIVGYIGKRDVAPLLLEGLQRLEYRGYDSAGVVITSPKTAGLKMVKAKGRVRDLEAKVPARFKGTTGIAHTRWATHGAPSDENAHPHMSGDDKVAVVHNGIIDNASELRAKLTADGVEFLSETDTEVLTHLIARAQADKLEDKVREALRHVEGTYGIAVLHADFNDRIVVARNGSPVVLGIGEKEMFVASDVAALVSHTRQVVTLDDGEMATIKADDYRTYTTEGSRTTASPTTVEWEAESYDMGGHDTYMHKEIFEQPEAVDRVLRGRIDDRFSTVHLGGLNLDAHDARKVRRVKILGCGTSYHAGMIGAQMIEELARIPADAEPASEFRYRNPVVDPDTLYIAVSQSGETYDVLAAVQELKRKGARVLGVVNVVGSAIAREADAGVYVHAGPEVCVVSTKCFTNTTVAFGLLALHLGRIRDLSVSDGKRIIEGLRKLPGQISEILKQEDEIKKIAKGYADARSMLFIGRVRGYPVAREASLKLKEVSYIHAEAYPASELKHGPLALIEPALPTVAIVPDDDLLEKNRAALEEIKARSGKILAVAHQEQEKADQTILVPKNENELDPILMGIPLQLLAYHTALALGRDIDKPRNLAKSVTVE